gaaaaattgtccaaaataCAAAGCTTGGCTTGCCAAGCAAGAAACgaaaaaaggtaaaaatgttttcgtttgttttgagtctaattCAGTTGACATACCTAGTAATGCATGGTGGCTTGACTCTGGCTCTTCTATTCATGTTACGAATTCATTGCAGGACTTCACAATAAGGAGAACACCAAATAAAGATGAAGTGAAGGTCTTGGTGGGCAATGGAAGAAGGGTTGAAGTCAAAGCCTTAGGAACTGTTAGACTTAAGTTAGAATTTGGTTTtcatttggatttggaaaatgtTGCTTATGTACCTTCCATGAGGAGGAAATTAGTGTCGGTTTCAAAACTTGTTTTGCTAGGTTATTATtttacattaaataaaattggcTTCAACATCTTTTACAATTCTTCTCACATTGGCACTGGTTCTATATGTGACGGGATGTTTCAGTTCAAATTAAGAGTTGAAAACGTGATTTTTAATGTTGAAAAGAACCATGAAAAACCACAACAGTCATCCCATCTTTGGCATAAAAGACTCGGACATGTTTCAAAACCGAGAATGGaactcttgatcaaaagtgaaattttaccacccttgaattttaatgatttcGAACTTTGTATAGAATGCATCAAGGGAAAAATGACTAATTCAAGAAAAGAAGGATCAACTAGAAGCAAACAACTTTTAGAGATCATTCATACAGATATTTGTGGCCCCTTTCCTACAAAAACAATCGATGGAAACAAGTACTTTATAACTTTTATAGATGATTTTTCACGTTTCTGTTGTATATATTTAATCCCTGAGAAGTCAAAAGCTCTTGAAgtctttaaaatttttaaaactgAAACTGAAAACCAATTGGAAAGGAAGATCAAAGTGGTTAGGTCTGATCGAGGAGGTGAGTACTATGGTAAGCAAAGTCAAACTGGCAGGCAACCAGGACCATTTGCATTGTATCTTCAAGATCATGGCATTGTAGCACAGTATACCACTCCTGGTACACCTGAGCAGAATGGAGTCTCGGAGAGAAGAAACAGAACCCTTATGGACATGGTTAGAAGCATGATGTGCAAGGTGAACTTGCCAAATTTTTTATGGGGAGAAGCAGTCAAGACTGCTAACTACATTATTAACAGAGTGCCATCCAAAGCAGTTGTGAATACACCTTTTGAATTATGGACAGGTAGGCGGCCTAGCCTTAATCACTTACATATCTGAGGATGCAAGGCTGAAGCTAAGGTTTACAACCCTAATGGCAAGAAGCTCGATCCCAAGACACTCTCTTGTTATTTCGTGGGATATGCTGAGAGGTCTAaaggttttaggttttattGTCCAAGTCATGACATGAAAATTGTTGAGACTGGCAAAGCAATATTTATGGAACTAGGGATGGATGCTGAACATTGTTCGAGGATAGAAGAATTTGTTTTTGAGGAACAAGGAGATATAGGGGCTGAATATGATCAACAACAAACTGTACTAAAGTCAGTGGTTGAACTTCCAAATCACGTGGACCATGGCATGGGAAATGATGATTACTTAATTCAACATGGCAGCAACCATGCACTGGTGAATGGTAATGAAATTGAGGCATTATTAAATGATGAACAACATGAAGAGAATGAGGAAGGGCACGTGGAAAATGCAGCTGCAAATGGCAGCCATGTGAACCAACAAGAGAACCGACAAGAGCACCGACTGGAGCACCGACTAGAGCAGCATGCAAATGTTCATGGAGAGCACGTGGAGATGGTTAAGGTGAATGGCAATGAACACCGACACGATGGTATGGGTATTGGTGAGGTTGCACCGCTTGTGAGGAAATCGAGTAGGGTAAGAAAATCCACCTTTTGTTCAGATTTTGTATATATGGCAGAATTAGACTTTAATATGTCAGAGTTTAATGATCCTGGGAGTTACAAAGATGCAACCTCAAACATTCATGCAGATAAGTGGATGGATGCAATGAGGAGTGAGTTGTCCTCGATGGAGGAAAATAAAGTTTGGAGCTTGGTAGAGTTAAAAGAAGGAATAAAACCCATAGGTTGTAAAtgggtttttaaaaccaaaAGAGACTCAAATGGAAATGTGGAAAGACACAAAGCAAGGCTTGTTGCCAAGGGTTTTACACAGAAAGAGGGGATTGACTACAAAGAAACATTTAGTCCAGTGTCTACTAAAGATGCATTCAGAGTCATCATGGCAATGGTAGCACACTATGATTTGTttttacatcaaatggatgtaaaaacagCCTTCTTAAATGGTGAATTAGAGGAGGATATTTATATGGTACAACCTGAGGGCTTCAAAgaagaagggaaggaaaataTGGTATGTAAACTGAATAAATCAATCTACGGTTTAAAACAGGCATCTAGGCAGTGGTATTTGAAGTTTCATCATGTCGTTAAGGAGCATGGGTTTACAGAAAATCCATCTGATGCTTGTATATATTTGAAAGTCAGTGGGAGCACTTATATCATATTAGTgctctatgtggatgatattctTTTAGCAGCAAATTGTTCTAGCCTATTGGATGAAACTAAGTCTTTCTTGCAGTGCaagtttgaaatgaaagatttgGGTGAAGCTTCGTATGTCTTGGGAATTGAAATcaaaagagatagagagagaggacTTCTGGGACTATCGCAGAAAGGGTACATAGAGAAAGTGTTAAAAAGATTCAATATGGCATCATGTGGAACCACAGAAATGCCAATTTCGAAGGGTGATAAACTGAGCAAAGAACAAAGTCCAAGAAACGAGATTGAAAGGGAGaacatgaaggacaaaccataTGCTTCATTAGTGGGAAGTTTGATGTATGTTCAGGTCTGTACAAGGCCTGACCTTGCATTTACCATTAGTGTTCTAGGGAGATTTCAGTCCAACCCTGGAGAAGCACATTGGAATGCAGGGAAAAGGGTTATGAGATACCTTCAAAGAACTAAATCTCACATGCTCATTTACAAGAAAACTGAACGTTTGGTTTTGGAAGGTTATAGTGATGCTGACTTTGCAGGATGTCCTGATGATTTAAAATCAACTTCGGGTTTTGTCTTCACTATGGCAGGAGGAGCTGTGTCGTGGAAAAGTTCTAAACAAGATATAGTTGCAGCCTCAACTATGGTTGCTGAGTACTTGTCATGTTGTGAAACAGTCAATCAGGCAATATGGATGAAAAATTTTATTACAGGATTGAGAGTGGTAGACTCAATTCAAAGGCCTATTCAGATATTCTGTGATAACAATGCAGCCATCTTTTTCTCTAAGAACAACAAAAGGTCAACTGCAACAAGGAATTTGGAGATTAAATATCTCATTGCTCGAGAAAAGGTAATGGCAGGACTTGTTAAGATTGATTACTTGGCAACTGGTTCTATGATTGCAGATCCTTTGAATAAGCCGGTGCCAGCTGCAGTGTTCAAAGGGCATGTTGCTAAAATGGGTGTGCTAGCAGGTTTTGAAGCTGTGGAATAGTGGGAGTCGTGTTTGTTCAATTTGTTAAGTTCTAATTTAGCATGTTTAGATTTATGCATTGAGAATAAGGTTATATTTATAACTAATAAAGATGTTGCTGTTGGTTGTTCAAAGTTCCCTTAAAGCATACAGCATTAGTTATAATGATATGTTTTAATACATGAATATCAATCTGAGTTATTGTTTAAAGATTAACAACCATTGAGGTTTCTTATGAAGCATGAAGAAAGCCTACGTTGGTAGTCATAAGGAGGACCACATGTCAAATGtgtttaaatatatatgtacaGTCACATTTACATATTTCCATGTCTTGTTGGAGTTTCATGTATGGTATGGTTTCATGAAGTGATTATGGGGATGCTGTTCTGGAGATGAGCATATAATTCCTTATAGTTCTTTATGAATACTCTGCAATGACAGAAACTGGATTTTCAGGTTTATGTTCAACTCTAAACTCATGGCCACTTAAGTATAATCTCTCTTCAGTATTACTATGATTAACAAGTGTTGGCtctagtgggagaatgtaagtcTCATGAGAGCTGCACACTTGTTAATACATGTATCTAAGGTTTGAGGTTATAGAGTTCGAGTATGACTTTGTTTGTAAGCTACCAAAAGGTGTGTACGATAAGGAATGTAGCTAAACAATCCTGATAAACTATACTACTGTTATATTATCTGATATGGATACTTGGGATTGCATGATAAGGTTGAGTTCAATTAGGACTAACATTATGGGAAGTCTCCTAGTTGAACACCATTGCATAAGGTATAAATATAGGGTCCCTGCACTCTCAATTGACACGCAATAAAAGAGCCTCACGCCCCATAGTATTGAGCCATTGCATTCTGAGATTGACGAGTTGCAGAAGAAGCCTATCTCGATCGCATTCTAGCCGACATGGTTTCTACAGGTTAGTGGTTATTTGGTTTTAGTGAATCAGTTATGTATTAAACTAATCTTACACGTTACTCGTTTGTATACGCATGCAGGACTGGCAAATTTGGGAGTATCTTGTTTGTCCTTGttttggagagagagaaatgaaggaAGGAAAACCAATGCCTTCTGCTCGAGTCTCGAGCATATATCGATGTTTTACTTCAGATGATGGATAAGAGAATTACAGTGCATCGATGATTTTCCAAACTTCTCTTGTTGATGCATCAGCGATTGATGATTTTTACCTTCTTGGTGTCAATTACATCAGAAATACCAAGAAAATGGAACTTTTCTTGCCTACAAAGGTAAGAATTACGCCAATACTTCTCTGGTACTCAAAATAACAAAATGTGTCTGGAAAGTTGGAACAAGACAGACAGTAGCTACCATCTAAATACAACTTTTTCAGATGACTACGGATCATTATATCATGGCTTGCAGCCTAAGAAAGCACtcaaaagtgaagaaaaatcaatGCCACCTTGATGAAAATAGGTATAGGGAAATACGAGTAGAGAATTTTACAAGACAGTTGTTGAGCTATACTAAGTAAGGGGATACAATTTTCTTTCtcccatttttattgatttatgtCATCgagtaaaaaagaagaaaacatgtCAAGAAAAAGTGACCGATGAAGTAGTAAGTGCAGGTAGTGAGGGAGTAACAGTAGCGTTATCTGTCCAACTTTTTTCACCCCAGTGCCGTAACATGCTCTTCCAGGAGCAGAAATCCTGGACGCATATCTTAAGACGCTtgtcttttattttaattttccagTGACCATCGGTGTAATTTGCTTTTTCCGCTTGCCTTCGGTCCCACTCTAGTCCTGCCTTTTGCTGTGTCCGAAGCAAACAGAACTTTTGCAAGTTTCCTGGCATAGTATCGTGCACTCTCCACCACGTATTATGTGCAACATCACTCGCAAACTCCTGCATAAAATCGACATTCCAATTGCAGTCATAGTCGCGGAAGCAAAGCCACGGTTTCTTACCAAGGTAATGGAGGACATAGATGATTGGAGGGTCAGCTTGAAAGAGGTGAGTTTTCATTTGCTTTATCTCCGGCTCATCACCTTCCCAGAAATGTTTCAAGAAGTTCATGTGTTTCGGAATCCTGTGCCACCATGTAAATACCTCATTCAGATACCCCTGGTCACCACCGTTGTAGGATACAATTTCGTTGATATGATCCATGAGCAGCTGGAATGTACAATTTGATGGTTCGACGACCATCACACCTGAGTTGAACAAAGTAGCATTGTTTCCCGTGGCTGATATTTCTGGCATTTGAAACAGGAAATCGATATTCCGAAGTATAAGCATGTCGGCATCAATGAAAATGATCTTGTCGTAATCAGTCAACTGCCAAAGACGGAATTTGCTGTAGTTCCATTCGTTGTAAGCTTCTGGTTCAGCTTTTGGGTTCCTGATTCTTTGGATTGTGTGGATCTTCCACCCAGCAGCCTCCAGTCCTCTCCGATGGTACTGAGTGATTGTTTCATCGACCAGTATCACAAGATCTCGTGTTGAACCAGCCATACGGATGCTCTGCGCTGCAGCAATGGCTCCACAAACATATACATCTGCAGAGTGTAGGATTGTTGCATATGCTTCTCGGTGGGGTTTTTCCGAGTCAAAATGCTCTGTGTACAAACATGTATTTGATCACTCTCAAGTATAATGCAGTTACGAGCTCAGTAGAATTTCAAACTAACAATGACTTGTATTTATTTTCTTGTGAGATGCGTTATTAAATCAGTAATTCATTTAACTTTGAAACGCTAAGTTTTGGAAAGTTAAAAGTGAAAACAGAAAGAGTAATGGAAGAGAGGTATACCAAAAGCTTTCATTGCGCAAAAACGACTCAAAAGAAAAATCTAACTTTGaaacagaaaaattgaaaaagcaaCACAAGACACTGGTTTAACTCTTACCTTTAGCCTTGAGAGGAACTGCAAGCTCACATGATCCTACAGGGAGCTGTAGCTTCTCCCTCAAGGTAGTAAGTTTCGGTTCATAGAGCCATGCATTCCCTTCACGTCTAACAAGATCTTTGCAAGTGAATAAACTTGGAATGGGGAAGCAGTCAGTCAACAAAAGCACATGCACTGGGTGATATCCTTCCGATAACGCAGCCAGCCTTGCTGCTTCAAGCTGCAAGTGGAAACGAGCCACGTCCCTTGACCAACTGCCTGACTTGTTGCAGGGAAGCTTGACAGCAACCAGACCAAGTGGTGAACTTTCAGGAATTAGAAGCTTTGGTAGAGAGGGACAAGTAGGAACTTTGGATTCTTGTTCTTCGTCTATCCATTCAGGATAGAGGGATTCCCATGTTATGTTGTTTGGTGCATGGTTGAGATGCAGAACAACCTGCTCAGAATCTGGAAAGAGCTCCTTCCAATTGTCAATTTCATTGTCATTAAAGTTTAATAGGCCAATTCTCCGATAATCATTTTTGTGAGTAAGTTTTCCAACGAAGTCCAAAATTTCACTCCAGTTTATGTGTAAAGATGATATATAACGTAAATCTGCTGGAACGCTCCTTTTCATCCATCCGCATTGAGAAGTTTGGCTGCAGCCAATAAACTTATGTTACAACTATTAGCACTggagagagagataaagagaAAGCAAAGAAGAACAAAAGGCAATGCTCTTTTGCCTGTTAACTACGAACCCTCAAAAGAGGAAAAACAAAACTTTCAAAAGCCTCAACATCAGAAAAGAGACAGAATGTTGAAGCAAGAAAATACCTAATTAAGAGTAAATAAATTCCACGAAATGAGAAGTGAAAACAAGGTGATCAGCGCATAGGACGTACTGAGATACAGAGCTGGAGAGGTGATCTGTATTATAAACAGTAGAAGATAGGAATAGCGTCATAAAAGTCCCGAATACAAGAATGATCAACACCAATTTCAAGGTAAGCTTGCAGTTTAAGGCTCTTTCTTGAGCGTGAAAGTGGAGGGCTTTCTCAATATCTTTGAGAACTTTGTTTCTCTGCGGCCTTCTTTTGTTGGTGTCTTCACTGAAATACAAAAGGGATACGTAAAAGATGAGCGCATTCTAAATGGCAAGTGAAAGAAAGGACAAAGAGTGACAAATGTAATGGATAAAAAACTAAAGAGAGCAGTAACTAAGGGGTTTGCAAGAGAAGAAGCTTGTGGATTTTATTTCCCTTTAACAAAACTAGCCTTCTCTTCATCTGCAACTATACATTCACATATATGTAACGAAAAAGGTCATCTAGTGAGTTTGGTAATTAAAAtcacgaagcctatgccttccAAATGTGTTGATATGATTGTCGCCATGCAAAACATATGAACATGTGCGGATACAGAACCGACTTCGTTCTTGCCAACAGAATTCCTTACATGCTTAGTATGGAGCTAAAAGAACCAAACACTCCAATCAAAATGAAGTCAAGCTACAATAAATCactaagaaatgaaaatttaaactgtagagagagagagagagagagagagagagagagagagagactgactgaggtggtgaagaaaggcGGTGTCTGGTTTCAGTGGGAGTAGTAGTAGGGGAGGGGCCTCTCATCTTTTCTGCTGATTCAACTGAAGCATTTCCTCATTTGATATATACACACACCTCTCTCTATATATAAGAAACTTCATTTTATGTGGGACATATGCTAGTAAtaacaacatcaacaacaacaacattacTTTCTCATTGACCACAAAGAAGTTATTCGCTCccattgaaataaaaaatacaaagttATTCATCCCCTTCGTCGGTACATAAAAATAACATTACGTGCAcatgacaatatttttattgcACACAATATTCTTCGTTTACGATTCTTATTTCTTTGTGCTGTTTTTGAGATTTTATTTATtaggaaacttcattttaatcctcgGCAATTATGTTTTAGACTAAAAtcatgagtaagatcaaaatctaattttagttccttgatacattaatcacctcatttattaattatattttttatcttttaattatttttctgtttcttcctaattttaatgtattaattttatttcattataattttcattttcatttcattcatcgtaatatattttgttgtaaacatttagataagctaatttttattttgcaatATATTTCGATATACTTTGTCTTctttatttaggtacattaaattcattataacaCATTTTGGTGCATACATTTATGTACACACATTTCAGTACATAAATTTtgatacaaacatttaggtacattaattcaacataatacatttcagtacattagtttaatataatatatttcactacacacatttaggcacattagtttaatataatacatttcggtgcatatattTGGGTACATACATTTgggtactaacatttaaatacattaattcaatataatacatttcggtacatacatttcgatacTAATATTTAGGTAGaattaattgagtctttcaagtttgaagaatgttaaataaaattaaaaaattaaaaaagcttttgtttggtcaaaaaatatattaaaatgtgtaatattaataaatttaaataatggGAGACATTGAATAAAATACACatgaattattttgaattaaagaCACATCAAAGAACTATAATCAATGATATGTAATCTAACACcaggtttattttaaatttcaatcttcttcaaggattaaagttagaaaaccctttttttatataaaagaaaCAATGGAATTCAAACACACAGTCGCAACAAATGGATTTGAAGTCGTTATAAGAGTCGTGTTGTGTGATGGAATTCAAAACACAGTCGCAGCAAACCATAGAAAGCCATCATTTGTCAAGTTTtagaagctctgctaccttttcCCAGTATTATAGTATAAAATCCCTTTAGTAAACCCATTTTATATTTCATTCTCCAAACATTACAACCCTTGTAAAACACAAAGAGAAGTGGTTGCAAGAAGATGAACCCTGCATGACAAGGTTATAATCTTGCCCAAGTCTTTTTTGTTTGTGCTTGCATAGAGTAGATTTGTTGTTTAATGCATCTTCCATTgtgtttttaattcattttcaaCTGCTTTTCATTCAAAGTTTCATCTATGATTAATCTCGCTAAACAGATTAACTTTACTTCTTTAGTATTAACTGTAATCAAAGAAATGGTTGGAAGCGTCATGAACTCGCTTTATCTGGACATACAATATTATGAGTAAAAGTctttgtttacaaggcaagaaaaaagaACCTTTTACGGACTTAACCCATATGTAACAGTCCAATAAGATCAAAAAGTCTAAGTAGCTTGTGGTTTAAGTAATCAACCCAGATAATAACAAAAAGAGAACAATCTGTTATACAAAGATAACATTGGCACGCTCAGATCCATaatagttttgattgtgagcttAAAGACCTAACAAatgccccacaaaggcaccattCAAACTAATAGCAAACTCATATTGCAGCACACCAAGTAGCCTTGCTCGATAGGCAAGACCCCAGGAAGCTGTGTGAAGGACAGATCCAGCCCAAACAGAAGTCATTATAAGAGATGTGTTATGTGATGGAAAGGAGTGAGTTTGGTTGGCTGAGTCACTGAGAGACAAACGAGGTCAGGAGGCGGTTGGTCAATTCATGAaacttggctttggctttgccTTGTGGGTTAGGTCATCCTATTATGGTTTTTGGTACACCTATTTGGTCTTATTCATTTCTTAATATtgaggagactaaatttgtaaacaaaatcatGTAACTAGATAACTTGTAActtgatgatttgattattacGTACATATTGATAAACGTGCTAATTTCTATTAGCAtttaatctacaaatttagggggtatattcaattgagaatttgagagattttaatgaatttataaatctatggatttttatggagtttaattgatttatagaaattccatataaaattttgattcaattccctcgaaatctcatagggagatgtgagatttgtggatgcttaaaatccactacaaaatctctccaattccttctaattcctcaactttctcaaattctttaaaatcaatttccaattgaatacacctggaatgttataaacttctttaaaatcctaattgaatacacccgatttctaagaattttaataaactattttaaaattataattaaatacaccttaaatttcagagaatcatttaaaatcctgattgaacatccatagattcattaaaagaattaaaattctttaaaatctcaATTAAATACATCCCTTAGTTAGTATCACCCTCTTTCATCGGTGCCAAAGTTTTTACGCTAagtttttcatttgttttggcCCCTCTCTCCCTATCTTTACGCAATAATGATTAATGATGTAGAAGACTAGGCTCAAATATAAAGCAAACCTACTCTCCTAAAACAGTCAACAACAATTCTTATCTCATTTttataataacaataataatgcgAGTTAGTATTAcgatatgataattttttttttacttcctaATTTGATTATCATTATAAGTgaatttaaatcacattattattagttcattgtaatACTTAATCCACTCTTCCctcatttaatttaaataataaggcttgttaaagaaaaatatagacTTTTGCCTGAATTACAAAAGTAAAGTAACCTAGAAAATTGATAGGGACGACTCCAAACTGACGTGGCTTGAaaagtaatattaaaaaaaacttaacGCCATATAAACAACGACACGTGGCTTCTGTTTGGTCAGAGGATTAAAACAAggagagcatttttgctcatcatcataaactatggtgtatactcaccatacacctaatcaatTGACACATGTCATTTCAGTTAACTctagttaactttcacattaaattttagtttttcaattttgaaaaaaattaaccaagattGAGTGAAATAACACGTGTCAATTAattaggtgtatggtgagcatacaccatagtttatggtggtgagcaaaaatgctccctaaaacaagatattttcttttgtaattttgctCAAGACCCAATCCAAGGGAAGATCCTTgtgaatattattattattttttaaaaaaaatttcaaaacaacgATATTATCTAGATTAAGGGTGTGAGGAAGCGAGATAAACTTCACAATTGAtaagtaataatgtgattcaaattcaacttttgatgagaatcgaaaacctcttacttacaataaaaaagaatacAACTATACCGTAATACTAAATTGCAACAAAACTCTAATTATAAAACATATTACACACATGGATGCAAATAACTTCTTTAAAATAGTGTGCTTTTCTAGTACACTTTATATCGCTTAAAATCGAAATGATTAGATTGGGTAGAATCTCACTCAATTCAAAATACAATTACAAAACATAATGTTAGACATGCTGCTAATGTAGACAGCTAATTCGTGTCAAATAGAGTACCAATTAGCTActcattccctttttttttttttttttttttttttttttgtcgaattcctaattttggttaatgtcaTCTTTTTTATTAGCATTTACCGTGTTCCGAGACTTATCAAATTTAGAAAGGCTAATGCTAATTTGAACTTAATATTATTAGACTATTAACCATTACGGTGTGACTCAaaggttggagacgatttttagGTTTGTACTTCACACTACACATCTTGACTTCAATTCCTGACATTAGTGAATAGAAGAACAAGAGATCCTTTTGAACAACCTGTTATAATAGGAAAGCCTTATAACTTGAAATTAATTCATCAAGTTGTTAAAATACATGGACGTTCCAATGGACATTATGCACTTGTTACACAACAACCCCTTAGAGGAAGGGCCAAGCAATCAGCACAATAGCCAGGAGAATGgaagtttgggttctagaggGATTTGGTGTTGCTCATATTTTACAAAAGATGCTTACTTATAAATCTGATCATATTAGAGCTCGCCAAGAAGTAATTGGTATTACAATTATTGGAGGAACAATACCTAAACCTGAGAATGCTCCAAAATCTTTTCAATTGCTTGTTCAAGAACTACAAATCTTGGCTCTGGAACTGAACCATTTCCTTGTATCTAAAAAGAATTTCTAGATTAATAGGAAGGAAGCTTGATCATaatgaaatgaataaaaaaatttcttctaTGATCGACGGATATAAACATCAACAACTTCAAATTGGATTAGTTTCTCCCCACCAAATAAGTGCTTGGGCAAAAAAAGCCCTACCTATTGGAGAAATAGCTAGAGAGGTGCCAAAATCCTACACGATGGTGGCAAGAGATGTTAAAATGCTTCTGTGAGTCTTCTCGGCCCTCAAAAGGGTGGACTGCTGTGACGATCCTttttaaaggaaagaaaaatattattagacTATTTAAGACTCATTAACTAAGGGCTGGTTAAAGACTTTCAATGTGACCGAAATATAGAGTGATACTccacatgttattatacaagtagagggaggtatttttttttccaagtatCACCccacttgtataatgacatataaCATATGTGCCTGTATTCCGGCACATTGACTAATCTCTCCTTAAAATGAgtgtttccaaaaataaaaaacaaaggtGATAGTGATGTGATACACTTAACACTCAATTATGTTTATAAGCTTTCTTTGGTATAGGGTTTATTTATGTTAACTAGTAGTGGGATTAGATGACTTGAACCTAACCACTCTCACCGATTCTTGGTAATGACCTGTGTTTGgtatatgttttatgtaaaCTAAATAATGACATCTCAACCAAAACAACCAAGCATTGTCCTTGATTTTCATTTATATCAATTATCTAGTGTAGTAGGTGATCCATATATGATTGTGGTCAAGAAAGTTATGAAATGTTCCAAAAACAAGTTTTAAAAACCATATGATTTTCAAGAATGAATTATGGCAAACTTTTCATTCATCAACAACTCACTTCAAACATAGAAATATTTTTAGGTAGGTCAAAACACACCCATCATATGGAGAAATTCTTAGGTTAAATTCAGGGGCAGAGCTATGAtttgaagtttttgaagttttCCTATGAGTCGGACGATACTACATTATTTCTGATGTTAAAGAGTCTATGATATATATTGTGAACAAACCTaatgattttttatatatatattgtgaacAAGACCTAATTATCTCTTGCATGAAGAGATAATTGGAGGATGGTCCTTGAACTTTAGTCCTATTGGAGCTTTGGTCCTTGAACTTGTTATAATGTAGAGCAATGGTCCTTTTGGCTAACTCCATTAGAACTTCCATCTATTTTTTGTCCCTTCTAAACCCTTTATTTTGGATGGAAGTTCGTACGGAGTTGGCCAAAACGATTATTACTCCACATTAAAACAGGGACCAACAATCACTGATTTTTAGTTTTGGAAACAAAGTTTTAATTGGATCAAAGTTCAGAGACCATTGGTCCAATTTTC
This genomic interval from Malus domestica chromosome 05, GDT2T_hap1 contains the following:
- the LOC103437227 gene encoding putative UDP-glucuronate:xylan alpha-glucuronosyltransferase 3 isoform X2, with protein sequence MKRSVPADLRYISSLHINWSEILDFVGKLTHKNDYRRIGLLNFNDNEIDNWKELFPDSEQVVLHLNHAPNNITWESLYPEWIDEEQESKVPTCPSLPKLLIPESSPLGLVAVKLPCNKSGSWSRDVARFHLQLEAARLAALSEGYHPVHVLLLTDCFPIPSLFTCKDLVRREGNAWLYEPKLTTLREKLQLPVGSCELAVPLKAKEHFDSEKPHREAYATILHSADVYVCGAIAAAQSIRMAGSTRDLVILVDETITQYHRRGLEAAGWKIHTIQRIRNPKAEPEAYNEWNYSKFRLWQLTDYDKIIFIDADMLILRNIDFLFQMPEISATGNNATLFNSGVMVVEPSNCTFQLLMDHINEIVSYNGGDQGYLNEVFTWWHRIPKHMNFLKHFWEGDEPEIKQMKTHLFQADPPIIYVLHYLGKKPWLCFRDYDCNWNVDFMQEFASDVAHNTWWRVHDTMPGNLQKFCLLRTQQKAGLEWDRRQAEKANYTDGHWKIKIKDKRLKICVQDFCSWKSMLRHWGEKSWTDNATVTPSLPALTTSSVTFS
- the LOC103437227 gene encoding putative UDP-glucuronate:xylan alpha-glucuronosyltransferase 3 isoform X1; amino-acid sequence: MRGPSPTTTPTETRHRLSSPPHEDTNKRRPQRNKVLKDIEKALHFHAQERALNCKLTLKLVLIILVFGTFMTLFLSSTVYNTDHLSSSVSHQTSQCGWMKRSVPADLRYISSLHINWSEILDFVGKLTHKNDYRRIGLLNFNDNEIDNWKELFPDSEQVVLHLNHAPNNITWESLYPEWIDEEQESKVPTCPSLPKLLIPESSPLGLVAVKLPCNKSGSWSRDVARFHLQLEAARLAALSEGYHPVHVLLLTDCFPIPSLFTCKDLVRREGNAWLYEPKLTTLREKLQLPVGSCELAVPLKAKEHFDSEKPHREAYATILHSADVYVCGAIAAAQSIRMAGSTRDLVILVDETITQYHRRGLEAAGWKIHTIQRIRNPKAEPEAYNEWNYSKFRLWQLTDYDKIIFIDADMLILRNIDFLFQMPEISATGNNATLFNSGVMVVEPSNCTFQLLMDHINEIVSYNGGDQGYLNEVFTWWHRIPKHMNFLKHFWEGDEPEIKQMKTHLFQADPPIIYVLHYLGKKPWLCFRDYDCNWNVDFMQEFASDVAHNTWWRVHDTMPGNLQKFCLLRTQQKAGLEWDRRQAEKANYTDGHWKIKIKDKRLKICVQDFCSWKSMLRHWGEKSWTDNATVTPSLPALTTSSVTFS